CGGTGGCCTGGCCCGATTGCCCCATGTCGGCGTTCAACACTTCGCGCCACATGAAGGCCGTGTTCTGAATGCCGCCCACGCCGATGTCCGAGACCAGGCCGACGATGCGCCACGTCGTTTCCTTGCCGCCGCCCAGGTCCACCACCACCTCGTGTTGCGCGGAATGCCGCGCAGTTGAATGTCGTATTGATCGCCGGGATTGGCCCGGCCCGGCAGGTGAGCCGTAGCCTGCACCCAGGCCCACATCTCCACCTGGTTCACCCCCGGCTGCGCCCAAATGACCTGCTCCACTTCGGCGATGCGCTGGTAGTTCTTAAAAACGAAGACAACGTCGAAGCCCCAGTTGCTCCACACATTGTCAATCGTCTGGTTGAATGAGTTGCCGGTGGCGACGACCATCATGAAGATCGCGCCGGCGCTGAGAAGGGTGATCTCGGTGAGGGCCACCCGGCCGGCGCGGCGAAAGGTGTTACGCAGGGCGAGCGTCGCCATGCGGGGAAAGCCTTGAACTTGCCCCATCACCTTGTCGAGCCACTTCGATCCATAACGACCCGTGCCCAGGCCGTAGGCGGCAATGGCCTGCCGCACCGGAATGCTGACTCCCTGGAACACCGGCCAAAGGGCCGCAACCAGCGGCGTGAGCAGGCCCACCCCGGCTTGATACAAAAACGACTCGGGCAGTATTTCAAAAGGGGCCACCGGCACGTTGAAGGCCGTAAGCCAGAAGGCCGAAAGATAGTAGCCGCTCAACGCGCCGATGGGCACGGCCACGACCAGGCTCAACAAACCGTAGACGGCCACCCCGGCCAGATAGAGAGTGACGATCTGCCAGTACAGTCCGCCGATCGTTTTCATGATCCCGATCTGAGTCACCTGCTGGGCCACGATGGCGTTGATGGTGTTGATGACCAGGGTGGCGCTGAGGGCCAGCGAGAAGAAGGCCATGACGATCAACACCAGCCCCAGCCCGTCCATGAATTGCCCCACCTGATCGCCGGTCGGGTCTTGGATGTCGAGCGAGAAGGTGGTGGTGGCCGACAGGATACCCAGCCGCTTCAACTTGTCCTGCACCGCTTTGGCCGCCTTCTGCACGTTAGCTTCGCTGTAGGCTGGCACGGTGAAGCCCAACTGGTTGAAGTCTCGCGTGCCGAGGATGTGTTCGGCGGTGTCACGGCTGACGTAGAAGGCGGTCTTGTTGATGGCGTTGTAGGGCGGCGGCAGTTGAAGCGGGTCACGGAGCGCGCCGACGATCTTGAGGGGCAGGGCGCGGTTGTTCACCTGGACGTACATCATCTCGCCAATCGGCGGCACGCCGTACGAGGCTTGATGACTGACCTCAACCGCAATTTCATCCGGCCCCGGCCAGGCGCCATTCTTCAGTTCGAGCAGATCGAAAACCTGGTGCTCGTAATCGGGCGAGACGGTGAGCAGGCCGTCCTTCCATTCGCCATCGAAGACCGCCGCCCAGCGAATGTTGGCGCTGATGCGGCCTTCGGCCTGGGCCACTTCGGGCATGGCGGCCACAGCCTGCACCGCGTCGTCGTTCAAGGGGATGATGAAACTCAGGCGGGCATCGGGCCGGCGGCGGGCCAGCCGCGACTCGGCCATCTCGCGTTTGAGGAGGGTGTTGCTGGCCGTCGTCATGCCCAGGGCCATCACACCTACGGCAATGCTGATGACGACCAGAAAAGTGCGGCCCTTGTGATTCCACAGGTCGCGCCAGACTTTGCGGAAGGCGATGCTCACGAACCGGGATTATATACTGAGCCAGACCCTTTGCGCCTCAAGTTCGGCAATCAAGGTTCTGGCGTCGGGGGTTGGGGCGTTCCGGGGTGATGATGGCTGGCCTGGGATGATTGGGTCGAGTACGATTGTGAGGTTCTGAGGGATGTTGCGGCCTACCGTTCGAGCTGAGCCGCCCGCCGTAGCGGGTCGGCTCGAGCGAGGGGTTAGGCCGCGCCACGCTGGATAGGTGAGTCGCGAGATTAAGCGGGAACGTAGGTCAACCTGATCACATCCTCGCCAATCCGATCATGAGTCATAAGGCGGAGCGGCGGCCGGGGTCCGGCGAAATATGGCTTGCCGTGACCGAGCACGACGGGGTGCAGGTAGATTCGATACTCATCGATCAGGCCAAGTTCAGTGAGGCTTTGCGCCAAGTCTGGGCCAGCAACTTCGATCTCCCCGTCGCGCTCGGCCTT
The Chloroflexota bacterium DNA segment above includes these coding regions:
- a CDS encoding ABC transporter permease, which produces MSIAFRKVWRDLWNHKGRTFLVVISIAVGVMALGMTTASNTLLKREMAESRLARRRPDARLSFIIPLNDDAVQAVAAMPEVAQAEGRISANIRWAAVFDGEWKDGLLTVSPDYEHQVFDLLELKNGAWPGPDEIAVEVSHQASYGVPPIGEMMYVQVNNRALPLKIVGALRDPLQLPPPYNAINKTAFYVSRDTAEHILGTRDFNQLGFTVPAYSEANVQKAAKAVQDKLKRLGILSATTTFSLDIQDPTGDQVGQFMDGLGLVLIVMAFFSLALSATLVINTINAIVAQQVTQIGIMKTIGGLYWQIVTLYLAGVAVYGLLSLVVAVPIGALSGYYLSAFWLTAFNVPVAPFEILPESFLYQAGVGLLTPLVAALWPVFQGVSIPVRQAIAAYGLGTGRYGSKWLDKVMGQVQGFPRMATLALRNTFRRAGRVALTEITLLSAGAIFMMVVATGNSFNQTIDNVWSNWGFDVVFVFKNYQRIAEVEQVIWAQPGVNQVEMWAWVQATAHLPGRANPGDQYDIQLRGIPRNTRWWWTWAAARKRRGASSAWSRTSAWAAFRTRPSCGAKC